In Pseudomonas sp. R76, one genomic interval encodes:
- the mksE gene encoding Mks condensin complex protein MksE, whose amino-acid sequence MHLDLSELSQLAPIFRELFKGYHVSRRDPELYAQLSNFQDQYRTLFKALGFELVCDTRGFYYFVPDTAVAAAQVNKTAQRLALFTFIIVEHLADQGRDPIAVLDGGSLGRDELPSLLEKYRDLFIQAEVQTQEELEEKIMRRMTQLGFASEDNGVYRFLPPMHRFLDVCLSVQQDRDLAASVHSVLPLPAPVIIDEDSDEKLLKTDDPLDLSDFAEESEEDALARAIAEEQETDA is encoded by the coding sequence ATGCATCTTGATCTTTCCGAACTGTCCCAGCTGGCGCCGATCTTTCGCGAGCTGTTCAAGGGTTACCACGTCAGCCGCCGCGACCCGGAGCTGTACGCGCAACTGTCGAACTTCCAGGACCAGTACCGCACGCTGTTCAAGGCCCTGGGTTTTGAGCTGGTGTGCGACACGCGTGGTTTCTACTACTTCGTGCCGGACACCGCCGTGGCCGCCGCGCAAGTGAACAAGACCGCCCAACGCCTGGCGCTGTTCACCTTCATCATTGTCGAGCACTTGGCCGACCAGGGCCGTGACCCGATTGCCGTGCTCGACGGTGGCAGCCTGGGCCGCGATGAGTTGCCGTCGCTGCTGGAGAAGTACCGCGACCTGTTTATCCAGGCCGAAGTGCAGACCCAGGAAGAACTCGAAGAAAAAATCATGCGCCGCATGACCCAACTGGGTTTTGCCAGCGAAGACAACGGCGTGTATCGCTTCCTGCCGCCGATGCACCGTTTCCTCGACGTGTGCCTGTCGGTGCAGCAGGACCGCGACCTCGCGGCCAGTGTGCACAGCGTGTTGCCATTGCCGGCGCCGGTGATCATCGACGAAGACAGCGATGAAAAACTGCTCAAGACCGACGACCCGCTGGACCTCAGTGACTTTGCTGAAGAAAGCGAAGAAGACGCCCTTGCCCGCGCCATTGCCGAAGAACAGGAGACCGATGCATGA
- the mksB gene encoding Mks condensin complex protein MksB, translated as MIEPKRVLRALAEHWALLEPLCEHFDQGTLSLSELRAQLAAQQLDSTPQDITSLLDVWIRLDILVPVAKSPNRFELNAQIHDFLAYLRKEHRLGLCLEIEAYLRHLERLAGYIQDAFDIRDGHDLARQLRLLDMRVRDVLKKLANDEQALAAVADRAKTSDRQIPLRQRYAEVLATWDEYVEPMIQLVNADGAFEQGVRKVENVLLRMLTEQQRLGHLVDDDMLLRTHARILEMQTSAQLTLRHARELLLPLREEARRHNAVTRGAALALSAIRRKGLDAVPQAAMPMFTRPQSTFLGSASQVEAYVYALANFEPKPAKFPKAHKSHKGDAQRAPRTVKEMLERCEDALPMPDLMTWLLEQEPDGATDELLYWFSRLSREKRFKRERLERRDYHTHEHLVSLRSFALLPAGADATENSASTPYAS; from the coding sequence ATGATCGAACCCAAGCGCGTCTTGCGCGCCCTCGCCGAACACTGGGCCCTGCTTGAGCCACTGTGCGAACACTTCGACCAAGGCACCCTGAGCCTGAGCGAGCTGCGCGCACAACTGGCGGCCCAACAACTGGACAGCACGCCCCAGGACATCACCAGCCTGCTGGACGTGTGGATTCGCCTGGATATCCTGGTGCCTGTCGCCAAGAGCCCGAACCGTTTCGAGCTCAACGCGCAGATCCACGACTTCCTCGCCTATCTTCGCAAGGAGCACCGGCTTGGCCTGTGCCTGGAAATTGAAGCCTACCTGCGCCACCTCGAGCGCCTGGCCGGCTACATCCAAGACGCCTTCGACATCCGCGATGGCCACGACCTGGCCCGCCAACTGCGCCTGTTGGACATGCGCGTACGCGATGTACTGAAAAAGCTCGCCAACGACGAACAAGCCCTCGCCGCCGTGGCCGACCGCGCCAAGACCAGCGACCGGCAAATCCCTTTGCGCCAGCGTTACGCTGAAGTCCTGGCGACCTGGGATGAGTACGTCGAACCGATGATCCAACTGGTGAACGCCGACGGTGCCTTCGAACAAGGCGTGCGCAAGGTCGAAAATGTGCTGTTGCGCATGCTCACCGAGCAACAGCGCCTCGGCCACCTGGTCGACGACGACATGCTGCTGCGCACCCACGCACGCATCCTCGAAATGCAGACCAGCGCCCAGCTGACCTTGCGTCACGCCCGCGAATTGCTGCTGCCGTTGCGTGAAGAAGCGCGCCGGCACAACGCCGTGACCCGTGGTGCGGCGCTGGCCCTGTCGGCCATCCGCCGTAAAGGCCTGGACGCGGTGCCTCAGGCGGCGATGCCGATGTTTACCCGGCCGCAAAGCACCTTTCTCGGCAGCGCGAGCCAGGTGGAAGCCTATGTGTACGCGCTGGCGAACTTCGAGCCGAAACCAGCGAAATTCCCAAAAGCGCACAAATCCCACAAGGGCGACGCCCAGCGTGCACCGCGCACGGTCAAGGAAATGCTCGAGCGCTGCGAAGACGCGCTGCCGATGCCGGACCTGATGACCTGGCTGCTGGAGCAGGAACCGGACGGCGCCACCGACGAATTGCTGTACTGGTTCTCGCGACTCTCGCGTGAAAAACGCTTCAAGCGCGAACGCCTGGAACGCCGCGATTACCACACACACGAGCACCTGGTCAGCCTGCGCTCATTCGCCCTGCTCCCGGCCGGCGCCGACGCTACCGAGAATTCTGCGAGCACACCTTATGCATCTTGA
- the rimI gene encoding ribosomal protein S18-alanine N-acetyltransferase, which translates to MSEALSFRPMTEADLDAVLKIEYAAFSHPWTRGIFLDGLGKYQIWLMFEGEQQVGHGVVQIILDEAHLLNITVKPENQGRGLGLALLEHLMSRAYAASARECFLEVRDSNTGAFRLYERYGFNEIGRRRDYYPAVGGREDAVVMACTLID; encoded by the coding sequence ATGAGTGAAGCTTTATCCTTCCGCCCGATGACCGAGGCGGACCTCGACGCTGTACTGAAGATCGAATACGCGGCGTTCAGTCATCCCTGGACCCGCGGGATTTTTCTCGATGGGCTGGGCAAGTACCAGATCTGGCTGATGTTCGAAGGTGAGCAGCAGGTGGGCCACGGCGTGGTGCAGATCATTCTTGATGAAGCGCATCTGCTGAATATTACCGTCAAGCCGGAAAACCAGGGCCGCGGTCTGGGCCTGGCGCTGCTGGAACACTTGATGTCCCGCGCGTATGCCGCCAGTGCGCGGGAATGTTTCCTGGAAGTGCGCGACAGCAATACCGGGGCGTTCCGCCTGTATGAGCGTTATGGTTTCAATGAAATCGGCCGTCGCCGCGATTACTACCCAGCGGTGGGTGGCCGCGAAGATGCGGTTGTGATGGCCTGCACCCTCATCGACTGA
- a CDS encoding paraquat-inducible protein A translates to MRAIDAGILICTECHELNKQEADTDEQLCTRCGALIHARRPNSLTRTWALLITAAILYIPANLLPIMTINSLGQGDPSTIMAGVIQLVQHGMFPIAAVVFIASILVPTFKLIGIGLLLFSVQRHQPLSAQQRIIMYRFIEFIGRWSMLDIFVIAILVAVVNFGRLASVEANLGAAAFASVVILTMLAAVTFDPRLIWDNTESDDDHE, encoded by the coding sequence ATGCGGGCGATTGATGCAGGCATTCTGATTTGTACCGAATGTCACGAGCTGAACAAGCAAGAGGCTGATACCGATGAGCAGCTCTGCACGCGTTGCGGTGCGCTGATTCATGCCCGCCGGCCCAACAGCCTCACACGTACCTGGGCCTTGCTGATCACGGCGGCGATCTTGTACATCCCCGCCAACCTATTACCAATTATGACCATCAACTCCCTTGGCCAGGGCGATCCAAGTACCATTATGGCCGGCGTGATCCAACTGGTTCAGCACGGCATGTTCCCTATCGCCGCGGTGGTGTTTATCGCCAGTATCCTGGTGCCGACGTTCAAGCTGATCGGCATCGGCCTGCTACTGTTCTCGGTGCAGCGTCATCAGCCGCTGTCCGCGCAGCAACGCATTATCATGTACCGCTTTATCGAATTCATTGGCCGCTGGTCCATGCTGGATATCTTCGTGATCGCCATCCTGGTGGCGGTTGTTAACTTTGGGCGACTTGCCAGTGTCGAGGCCAATCTCGGTGCTGCAGCGTTCGCCAGTGTGGTGATCTTGACGATGCTTGCCGCAGTAACTTTTGATCCCCGACTGATTTGGGACAACACGGAGTCGGACGACGACCATGAGTGA
- the can gene encoding carbonate dehydratase yields the protein MNELQDLLDNNERWADAIKQEDPEFFAKLARQQTPEYLWIGCSDARVPANEIVGMLPGDLFVHRNVANVVLHTDLNCLSVIQYAVDVLKVKHILVTGHYGCGGVRASMQDRQFGLIDGWLRTIRDLYYENRDVLAQLPTEEERVDRLCELNVIQQVANVGHTSIVQNAWHRGQSLSIHGCIYGIKDGRWKSLNTTISGFEQLPPQYRLRPLGDA from the coding sequence ATGAACGAACTACAAGACCTGCTTGATAACAATGAACGCTGGGCGGACGCGATCAAACAGGAAGATCCCGAATTCTTCGCCAAGCTCGCCCGCCAGCAAACCCCGGAATACCTGTGGATCGGCTGCTCCGACGCCCGCGTGCCGGCCAACGAGATCGTCGGCATGCTGCCAGGTGATCTGTTCGTGCACCGCAACGTGGCCAACGTGGTGCTGCACACTGACCTGAACTGCCTGTCGGTGATCCAGTACGCGGTCGACGTGCTCAAGGTCAAACACATCCTCGTCACCGGCCACTATGGCTGTGGCGGCGTGCGCGCCTCGATGCAGGACCGCCAGTTCGGCCTGATCGACGGCTGGCTGCGTACTATTCGTGACCTTTACTACGAAAACCGCGACGTGCTGGCCCAGTTGCCGACCGAAGAAGAGCGCGTCGACCGCCTCTGCGAGCTGAATGTGATTCAGCAGGTCGCCAACGTCGGCCACACCAGCATTGTGCAAAACGCCTGGCACCGCGGGCAGAGCCTGTCGATTCACGGCTGCATCTACGGCATCAAGGATGGCCGCTGGAAGAGCTTGAACACCACCATCAGTGGCTTTGAGCAACTGCCGCCGCAATATCGCCTGCGCCCGTTGGGTGACGCTTAA
- a CDS encoding paraquat-inducible protein A: MPDPVDTLKVSDLPLEDLVACHECDLLMCKPVLALGEKAQCPRCGYELYAHRHNVVERSLALVLAALLLYIPANFLPIMQLNLLGQSSEDTVWSGVVGLFDTGMQGVAAVVFLCSMGIPLLKLLCQLAVLLSIRWKVGRSYGLLLYRIYHHLKDWGMLEVYLMGVLVAIVKLADMASITIGVGLVCFISLLMVQVLLEVVMSPHQIWQALSGEDDHAGD; this comes from the coding sequence ATGCCCGATCCAGTTGATACCCTTAAGGTGTCGGACTTACCACTGGAGGATCTGGTGGCATGCCACGAGTGCGACTTGCTGATGTGCAAACCCGTACTCGCCCTCGGTGAAAAAGCCCAATGCCCGCGTTGCGGTTACGAGCTGTACGCTCACCGTCACAACGTCGTTGAACGAAGCCTGGCCCTCGTGCTCGCGGCGCTGTTGCTCTACATCCCTGCGAACTTTTTACCCATCATGCAGCTCAATCTACTCGGGCAGTCCTCGGAAGACACCGTGTGGAGCGGCGTTGTCGGCCTGTTCGATACCGGCATGCAAGGCGTCGCGGCCGTAGTGTTCCTGTGCAGCATGGGCATTCCCCTGCTCAAGTTGCTCTGCCAACTGGCAGTGCTGCTCAGCATTCGCTGGAAGGTCGGCCGCAGTTACGGGCTGTTGCTCTACCGTATTTACCACCACCTGAAGGACTGGGGGATGTTGGAGGTGTACCTGATGGGCGTGCTCGTGGCGATCGTCAAGCTCGCTGACATGGCCTCCATCACGATCGGCGTGGGTCTGGTCTGCTTCATCAGTCTATTAATGGTTCAGGTACTGCTTGAGGTGGTGATGTCGCCCCACCAGATCTGGCAAGCGTTGTCAGGAGAGGATGATCATGCGGGCGATTGA
- a CDS encoding PqiB family protein — protein sequence MSDLPKAKTRPASNWSAIWVLPLVALIIGGWLGWRAYSQQGLEIQVRFESGEGIQANKTEVVYKGMSVGKVKTLALDDEGSNRGVIATIEMNKDVEQYLKTNTRFWLVKPSVSLAGITGLETLVSGNYIAASPGDGEPTRKFKALSEEPPLSDAKPGLHLTIKADRLGSLNRGSPVFYKQIQVGQVKSYLLSEDQSTVEIKVYIEPTYASLVRKHTRFWNASGISIDANLSGVKVRSESLSSIVAGGIAFATPENRKDSPPTDPSLPFRLYEDFDAAAAGIKVKVKLTDFEGLQAGRTPVMYKGIQVGSLKTLKIDPDLSSANAELTLDPLAEDYLVQDTQFWVVKPSISLAGITGLEALVKGNYIAIRPGDKGSAPQREFVARAKAPPLDLRSPGLHMVLFTDNLGSLDVGSPILYKQVKVGSVQSYQFSRKNKQLVIGVHIEKEYENLVNGSTRFWNASGVTLTGGLTGGIQVKSESLASLMAGGIAFETPEPNVPLKKRIPRFRLFADREAANQHGTLVTIKVDRADGLRPGTPVRFKGLDVGKIESVDLSADMQSVLLSARITQVADRIARAGSQFWVVKPELGLMKTSNLETLVTGQYIEVQPSAKNAGPQKAFVALDKPPEAAHQEEGLSLVLSAARRGSLKEGVPVTYREVTVGKVTGYELGQTADRVLIHILIEPKYAPLVRSGSRFWNTSGFGLDFGLFKGATVRTESLETLVAGGIAFATPDGERMGNAARPQQTFPLFDKFEDEWLTWAPKIPLGK from the coding sequence ATGAGTGATTTGCCAAAAGCTAAAACCCGCCCAGCCTCCAACTGGTCGGCCATTTGGGTGTTGCCACTGGTTGCCCTGATCATCGGCGGCTGGCTGGGGTGGCGTGCCTACTCCCAGCAAGGTCTGGAGATCCAGGTGCGCTTTGAAAGTGGCGAAGGTATCCAGGCCAACAAGACCGAAGTGGTCTACAAGGGGATGTCCGTCGGCAAGGTCAAGACCCTGGCCCTGGACGACGAGGGCAGCAATCGCGGGGTGATTGCCACCATCGAGATGAACAAGGATGTCGAGCAATACCTGAAGACCAACACACGCTTCTGGCTGGTAAAACCCAGCGTCAGCCTTGCCGGCATCACTGGCCTGGAAACCCTGGTCTCGGGCAACTACATTGCCGCCAGCCCGGGCGACGGCGAGCCCACCCGCAAGTTCAAGGCCCTCTCCGAAGAGCCGCCTTTATCTGACGCCAAGCCCGGCTTGCACCTGACGATCAAGGCCGACCGCCTCGGCTCGCTCAACCGTGGCAGCCCGGTGTTTTACAAACAGATTCAGGTCGGCCAGGTCAAAAGCTACCTGCTGTCGGAAGACCAGAGCACGGTCGAGATCAAGGTCTACATCGAGCCGACCTACGCCAGCCTGGTGCGCAAACACACACGTTTCTGGAACGCCAGCGGCATCAGCATCGACGCCAACCTCTCTGGCGTCAAAGTGCGCAGCGAATCCCTCTCCAGCATCGTCGCCGGCGGCATTGCGTTCGCCACCCCCGAGAATCGCAAGGACAGCCCGCCGACCGATCCAAGCCTGCCTTTCCGACTCTACGAAGATTTCGACGCCGCCGCAGCCGGCATCAAGGTCAAGGTCAAACTCACCGACTTCGAAGGCCTGCAAGCCGGGCGTACGCCGGTCATGTACAAGGGCATCCAGGTTGGTAGCCTGAAAACCTTGAAGATTGACCCGGACTTGTCCAGCGCCAATGCCGAGTTGACCCTCGACCCACTGGCCGAAGACTACCTGGTGCAAGACACGCAGTTCTGGGTGGTCAAGCCGTCCATCTCGCTGGCCGGTATCACCGGTTTGGAAGCACTGGTCAAAGGTAACTACATCGCCATTCGTCCCGGCGACAAGGGCAGCGCTCCACAGCGTGAGTTCGTCGCCCGGGCCAAGGCGCCGCCGTTGGACCTGCGCTCCCCAGGCCTGCACATGGTGCTGTTCACCGACAACCTCGGCTCCCTGGATGTCGGCAGCCCGATCCTCTACAAACAAGTCAAAGTCGGTTCGGTGCAGAGCTACCAGTTCTCGCGCAAAAACAAACAATTAGTGATCGGCGTTCATATCGAGAAGGAGTACGAGAACCTGGTCAACGGCTCCACGCGCTTCTGGAATGCCAGCGGTGTAACGCTGACTGGTGGCCTCACCGGCGGTATCCAAGTGAAAAGTGAATCCCTGGCCAGTCTGATGGCCGGTGGTATCGCCTTCGAAACCCCGGAACCGAACGTACCGCTGAAAAAACGCATCCCGCGTTTCCGCCTGTTTGCCGACCGCGAGGCTGCCAACCAACATGGCACCCTGGTGACCATCAAGGTTGACCGCGCCGACGGTCTGCGCCCTGGCACTCCGGTACGCTTCAAAGGCCTGGACGTAGGCAAGATCGAAAGTGTCGACCTGAGTGCCGACATGCAGTCGGTATTGCTTAGCGCGCGCATCACTCAAGTCGCCGATCGGATCGCTCGCGCGGGCAGTCAATTCTGGGTGGTCAAGCCTGAGCTGGGCCTGATGAAAACCTCGAACCTGGAAACCCTGGTGACCGGCCAATACATCGAGGTACAGCCCTCGGCGAAAAACGCCGGCCCGCAAAAAGCCTTCGTCGCGTTGGACAAACCGCCAGAGGCAGCTCATCAGGAAGAAGGCCTGAGCCTGGTCCTCAGCGCCGCACGCCGCGGCTCGTTGAAAGAAGGCGTACCGGTCACTTACCGCGAAGTCACCGTCGGCAAAGTCACCGGCTACGAGCTGGGCCAGACCGCCGACCGCGTGCTGATCCACATCCTGATCGAGCCCAAATACGCGCCGCTGGTACGCAGCGGCAGCCGGTTCTGGAACACCAGCGGCTTCGGCCTCGACTTCGGCCTGTTCAAAGGCGCGACGGTACGTACCGAATCTTTGGAGACGCTGGTCGCGGGCGGCATCGCCTTCGCCACGCCGGACGGCGAGCGCATGGGTAACGCCGCGCGCCCGCAGCAGACCTTCCCGCTGTTCGACAAATTTGAAGATGAATGGCTGACCTGGGCACCTAAGATTCCGCTCGGCAAATAA
- a CDS encoding serine kinase/phosphatase translates to MTESRRPYGATQPEPIDDNEDRMGSMRELDFDEEEPTAEIGDEIPPGEREQLMPDERVREAGMTGASTADHEPTDDDMSPETLIHEDGARDAREEGEDSPADYDLSIVDEDEIGGGNGLDEAELADIDPVDGNR, encoded by the coding sequence ATGACTGAATCACGACGTCCCTACGGCGCTACACAGCCGGAACCGATTGATGACAACGAAGACCGCATGGGCTCGATGCGCGAGTTGGACTTCGACGAGGAAGAGCCGACGGCCGAAATCGGTGATGAGATTCCACCGGGAGAGCGCGAGCAGCTGATGCCCGACGAACGGGTACGCGAAGCGGGCATGACCGGCGCTTCGACGGCCGACCATGAGCCAACTGACGATGACATGAGCCCGGAAACGCTGATCCATGAGGATGGCGCGCGGGATGCCCGGGAAGAAGGCGAGGACAGCCCGGCAGATTACGACTTGAGCATTGTCGACGAGGATGAGATTGGCGGCGGCAACGGGCTGGATGAGGCCGAGTTGGCCGATATCGACCCGGTAGACGGTAACCGCTGA
- a CDS encoding SPOR domain-containing protein yields MQVVNWLPRTELPFAAPSRPELLQALEPYEAFEVSGEEAAAPVAVVKPTPESRPGVERVKVEVPRPGPMAKPVVAEAVTPVAKAPVVPPPRFALQLLRAGRCLLLVELPTGERFQTRDPAYMLLKDMLRAAGLPDSPQIVGDPVRWPLLVRGTMDQGPEAARDFVQGFVSARLEDEPCVCLWLIGLPAVRFAGEANAEAWYRELQVEGLGSVWALPGLELLMEEPQRKADVWQAMRRLMARWKSTDE; encoded by the coding sequence ATGCAGGTGGTCAACTGGCTGCCCCGCACCGAACTGCCGTTTGCCGCCCCGTCGCGGCCCGAGCTGCTGCAGGCGCTTGAGCCCTATGAGGCGTTCGAGGTGTCGGGCGAGGAAGCGGCCGCGCCGGTTGCCGTGGTCAAGCCCACGCCCGAATCGCGCCCTGGCGTTGAGCGGGTGAAGGTCGAAGTGCCGCGCCCGGGCCCCATGGCCAAGCCGGTGGTCGCCGAAGCGGTAACGCCGGTGGCCAAGGCCCCAGTGGTGCCGCCGCCGCGTTTTGCCCTGCAATTATTGCGCGCCGGGCGCTGCCTGTTGCTGGTGGAGTTACCCACAGGCGAGCGCTTCCAGACCCGCGACCCGGCCTACATGCTGCTCAAGGACATGCTGCGCGCTGCCGGCCTGCCCGACAGCCCGCAAATCGTCGGCGACCCGGTGCGCTGGCCGCTGCTGGTGCGCGGCACCATGGACCAAGGCCCGGAAGCCGCGCGAGATTTTGTCCAGGGTTTTGTTTCGGCACGCCTGGAAGACGAACCCTGCGTGTGCCTGTGGCTGATCGGCCTGCCTGCTGTGCGGTTTGCCGGTGAAGCGAATGCCGAAGCCTGGTATCGCGAACTGCAGGTCGAAGGCCTGGGTTCGGTGTGGGCCTTGCCGGGCCTGGAATTATTAATGGAAGAGCCACAGCGTAAGGCTGATGTCTGGCAAGCCATGCGCCGGCTGATGGCGCGCTGGAAAAGTACCGATGAGTGA
- the mksF gene encoding Mks condensin complex protein MksF has product MSKERYGIRRFALLNTAGYSLGLFPLEEPLSVYGANNLGKSASINALQFPILARMSDMSFGKYTLEQSRRFYFATDTSYILVEVSLPHGPHVIGVVGRGPGGGFGHQFFAYAGKLDLAHYQKNDTCLRQKELFTNLEREGLKAYELKPDELRRLLVGGHTSIPLDLTLIPLRSTSEQSLKTFRALFINLLHMREITAAKLKQLFLDAFEHSLRSGSVDYIAACEEAFRDVRRMEQDYHSLVAAGPLVEALANGVKQRDILRGKLHRLSPLLDSLLGTWSDYASARKEELTIQAEHYRNEQDALQNDQRGGTQELMRLEREISGIQRWLGELSVLKHRFALVDDVKVLEQQLLAAKDAHDELAGALAQSRQFSAEDLDERLRDLEKRLKSVKQQLDHADNNSYAKLREEFSQQDVERLMRLFNSSLFSLPLGEHGITLDEDGQWVKSLEQILDGFKGERFEVPGLSIDISHIEPPALQALADRAALRDQKERLEKELKQLKTQQAVASDRAASKTQTEALYQQVLDAQKALEDFRRAQTLSAEEGEKLENLAQMEAAQDELKRSSDAFTERVQQLSAKLQLVGRQIGDMEAKQRTLDDALRRRQLLPADLPFGTPFMDPVDDSMDNLLPLLNDYQDSWQGLLRADGQIEALYAQVRLKGVAKFDSEDDVERRLQLLINAYAHRTDEALTLGKARRAAVTDIARTLRNIRSDYDSLEHQLALFNREINKRQVSNLQSFRIVLAPNKEALKHIDQIIHSAGQYEEGETLSVFDLSQSAEQDNKNEEAKEYLARLVAANHNQLGLKDLFELAFEITKVHGQPVIHTDIDGAASNGTTMTIKALTNMYLLLHLMDRDQAGRVRLPYYLDEAADIDEKNQAALLETSLQLGFVPILASVKPQVSAQVAIDLEGGSGPNGIYIDEADWKYIRRHDVVKATVNVQADEPELDEV; this is encoded by the coding sequence ATGAGTAAGGAACGCTACGGCATCCGCCGCTTCGCCCTATTGAACACCGCCGGTTACAGTTTGGGCCTGTTCCCGCTGGAAGAGCCGCTGTCGGTGTACGGCGCAAACAACCTGGGTAAATCCGCGTCGATCAACGCCCTGCAATTCCCTATTCTGGCGCGCATGTCGGACATGAGTTTCGGCAAATACACCCTGGAACAGTCACGGCGCTTCTACTTTGCCACCGACACCAGCTACATCCTCGTGGAGGTTTCCCTGCCCCACGGCCCGCACGTGATCGGTGTGGTCGGACGCGGTCCGGGCGGCGGTTTTGGCCATCAGTTCTTTGCCTATGCCGGCAAGTTGGACCTGGCGCATTACCAGAAGAACGACACCTGCCTGCGTCAGAAAGAGCTGTTCACCAACCTTGAGCGCGAAGGCCTGAAAGCCTACGAACTCAAACCGGATGAACTGCGCCGTTTGCTGGTGGGCGGCCACACGTCGATCCCGTTGGACCTGACCCTGATTCCGCTGCGCTCCACCAGCGAGCAGAGCCTGAAGACCTTCCGCGCGCTGTTTATCAACTTGCTGCACATGCGCGAAATCACCGCGGCCAAGCTCAAGCAGTTGTTCCTGGATGCCTTCGAACACAGCCTGCGTTCCGGCAGCGTGGATTACATTGCCGCGTGCGAAGAAGCCTTCCGCGATGTGCGACGTATGGAGCAGGACTACCACTCGCTGGTAGCTGCCGGCCCATTGGTTGAAGCCTTGGCCAACGGCGTGAAACAGCGCGACATTTTGCGCGGCAAATTGCATCGCTTGTCGCCGCTGCTGGATTCGTTGCTCGGCACCTGGTCGGACTACGCCAGTGCGCGCAAGGAAGAGCTGACCATCCAGGCCGAGCACTACCGCAATGAGCAGGACGCGCTGCAAAACGATCAGCGAGGCGGCACCCAGGAGCTGATGCGCCTGGAGCGGGAAATCAGTGGCATTCAACGTTGGCTGGGCGAGCTGTCGGTGCTCAAGCATCGTTTTGCCTTGGTCGATGACGTCAAGGTGCTCGAGCAGCAATTGCTGGCGGCCAAGGATGCCCACGACGAATTGGCGGGTGCCCTGGCGCAGTCGCGACAGTTCAGCGCCGAGGACCTGGACGAGCGTCTGCGCGATTTGGAAAAGCGCTTGAAGTCGGTCAAGCAGCAGCTTGATCACGCCGATAACAACAGCTACGCCAAACTGCGCGAAGAATTTTCGCAGCAGGATGTCGAGCGTTTGATGCGCTTGTTCAACAGTTCGTTGTTCAGCCTGCCATTGGGCGAGCATGGCATTACGCTGGATGAGGACGGCCAGTGGGTTAAATCCCTGGAGCAGATCCTCGACGGCTTCAAAGGTGAGCGTTTTGAAGTGCCGGGGCTGTCCATCGACATCTCCCACATCGAGCCACCGGCGTTGCAGGCCCTGGCGGATCGCGCGGCGTTGCGCGACCAGAAAGAGCGCCTGGAAAAAGAACTCAAGCAGCTCAAGACCCAGCAGGCTGTAGCCTCTGACCGCGCCGCGAGCAAGACCCAGACCGAAGCGCTGTACCAGCAAGTGCTGGATGCGCAGAAGGCGCTGGAAGACTTCCGTCGCGCGCAGACACTGAGCGCCGAAGAAGGCGAGAAGCTGGAAAACCTGGCCCAGATGGAAGCCGCGCAGGATGAGTTGAAGCGTTCCAGCGATGCCTTCACCGAACGCGTGCAGCAACTGTCGGCCAAACTGCAATTGGTCGGCCGCCAGATCGGCGATATGGAAGCCAAGCAACGCACGCTGGATGATGCGCTGCGCCGTCGCCAGTTGTTGCCGGCAGACTTGCCGTTCGGCACGCCGTTCATGGACCCGGTCGACGACTCCATGGACAACCTGCTGCCGCTGCTCAATGACTATCAGGACAGCTGGCAAGGCCTGCTGCGCGCTGATGGCCAGATCGAGGCCTTGTATGCGCAGGTGCGTCTCAAAGGTGTGGCCAAGTTCGACAGCGAGGATGACGTCGAGCGTCGCCTGCAACTGCTGATCAATGCGTATGCGCACCGTACCGACGAAGCCCTGACCCTCGGTAAGGCGCGCCGTGCCGCCGTCACCGATATCGCGCGCACCTTGCGTAATATCCGCAGCGACTACGACAGCCTGGAACACCAGTTGGCGTTGTTCAACCGCGAGATCAACAAGCGCCAGGTGTCCAACCTGCAGAGCTTCCGTATCGTGCTGGCGCCGAACAAGGAAGCCCTCAAGCATATCGACCAGATCATCCACAGTGCCGGTCAGTATGAAGAAGGCGAGACGCTGTCGGTGTTCGACCTCAGCCAAAGCGCCGAGCAGGACAACAAGAACGAAGAGGCCAAGGAATACCTGGCCCGCCTCGTGGCCGCGAACCATAACCAGTTGGGCCTCAAGGACTTGTTCGAGCTGGCGTTCGAGATCACTAAGGTCCACGGCCAGCCGGTGATTCACACCGACATTGATGGCGCGGCGTCCAACGGCACCACCATGACCATCAAGGCGCTGACCAACATGTACTTGTTGTTGCACTTGATGGACCGTGACCAGGCAGGGCGCGTGCGCTTGCCGTACTACCTGGATGAAGCGGCGGACATCGATGAGAAGAACCAGGCGGCGTTGCTGGAAACCAGCTTGCAGCTGGGCTTTGTGCCGATTCTGGCCAGTGTGAAGCCGCAGGTGTCCGCCCAAGTGGCGATCGACCTGGAAGGCGGCAGCGGGCCGAATGGTATCTACATTGATGAGGCTGATTGGAAGTACATCCGTCGTCACGATGTGGTGAAAGCGACGGTGAATGTGCAGGCAGATGAGCCGGAGTTGGATGAGGTTTGA